A genomic segment from Gracilimonas sediminicola encodes:
- a CDS encoding class I SAM-dependent methyltransferase, with protein MKNTLTFLKSFATDKDVASITPSSKYCVRKLCEHIDFTTTKTIVEYGGGTGVFTKHFLKQMSPDARLFVFETNDNFYKKLSEIQDERITVFHESVEEIMNLLPEQVVGAVDHVVSGIPFSFFDWEMKIDILGKTQQILRNEGSFLAYQTSGHLKKPLTEVFDNYTTDFCWKNIPPYFIYESVKD; from the coding sequence ATGAAGAACACGCTTACGTTTTTGAAATCATTTGCAACGGATAAAGACGTTGCTTCTATAACTCCTTCTTCCAAATACTGTGTGCGAAAACTATGTGAGCATATCGACTTCACCACTACAAAAACTATTGTAGAATATGGTGGCGGAACCGGTGTTTTCACCAAGCATTTCCTCAAACAAATGAGCCCCGATGCCCGCCTTTTTGTATTCGAAACCAACGATAACTTCTACAAGAAGCTGAGTGAAATTCAGGATGAACGCATCACCGTTTTTCACGAAAGCGTGGAAGAGATCATGAACCTGCTTCCTGAACAAGTAGTTGGTGCTGTTGACCATGTGGTTTCCGGGATTCCCTTTTCCTTTTTTGATTGGGAGATGAAAATCGACATACTTGGGAAAACTCAACAAATTTTGAGAAATGAAGGCTCTTTTCTGGCTTACCAAACTTCGGGTCACCTGAAAAAACCCCTTACCGAAGTCTTTGATAACTATACCACCGATTTCTGCTGGAAGAACATCCCGCCTTATTTCATTTATGAGTCGGTGAAGGACTAA
- a CDS encoding MarR family winged helix-turn-helix transcriptional regulator has translation MGTHYDGTDEEKSTLNAFIKLMRASESLNGRLSRHLSDANLTVSQFGTLEALLHLGPLNQRELGQKLLKSGGNITLVIDNLQKNGLVEKKTDPNDRRAVIISLTKKGRSFIEEFFPQHLDKIKEEFSCLSIKEKEQLAGICKKLGQKPE, from the coding sequence ATGGGAACACATTACGACGGTACGGACGAAGAAAAGTCGACGCTTAACGCGTTTATCAAATTGATGCGAGCCTCAGAAAGCTTGAACGGCCGACTTTCCCGCCACTTATCAGATGCCAATCTAACCGTCAGTCAGTTCGGAACCCTCGAAGCCCTGCTACACCTCGGCCCGTTGAACCAAAGAGAACTTGGCCAAAAGCTGTTAAAAAGCGGGGGCAACATTACGCTGGTAATAGACAACCTCCAAAAGAATGGCCTGGTTGAAAAGAAAACAGACCCTAATGATCGCCGGGCAGTGATCATCAGCTTAACCAAAAAGGGGCGTTCTTTTATTGAAGAATTCTTTCCCCAGCATCTGGATAAAATCAAAGAAGAGTTTAGCTGTCTCAGCATTAAAGAAAAAGAACAGCTGGCCGGCATCTGTAAAAAGCTGGGCCAAAAACCGGAATAG
- a CDS encoding exodeoxyribonuclease III has product MTKISSYNVNGIRAAHRKGFVDWVGESDPDIICIQELRALENQVPEEVKELGYHEYYHVAEKKGYSGVAIYSKEKPKKIEEGIGVDWIDSEGRVIMAEYDGFRVFSIYAPSGTTGDIRQDMKMDFLDNFIRFGKKFIEDEKPSVFCGDFNICHTEIDIHNPDKQHKTSGFLPEERAWVTDFLEVGYNDVFRELHPGKKDLYSWWSYRAASKERNKGWRIDYHLATNELAEKAKVAEIEKKWDISDHAPVSVVYDV; this is encoded by the coding sequence TTGACAAAAATCAGTTCATACAATGTAAACGGAATAAGAGCCGCTCACCGAAAAGGTTTTGTTGACTGGGTAGGAGAAAGCGACCCGGATATCATCTGTATACAGGAACTTCGTGCGTTGGAGAATCAGGTTCCCGAAGAAGTAAAAGAGCTGGGATATCACGAATATTATCATGTAGCTGAGAAAAAGGGGTATTCGGGTGTAGCTATTTATTCCAAGGAAAAGCCGAAGAAAATTGAAGAAGGAATAGGGGTTGACTGGATTGACAGTGAAGGCCGTGTGATTATGGCGGAGTATGATGGCTTCAGAGTATTCAGCATTTATGCCCCCAGTGGAACCACGGGCGATATTCGGCAGGATATGAAAATGGATTTTCTGGACAACTTTATCCGTTTCGGAAAGAAGTTTATTGAAGATGAAAAGCCCTCCGTTTTTTGTGGGGATTTCAATATTTGCCACACCGAAATAGATATTCATAACCCGGATAAACAACATAAAACGTCCGGGTTTTTACCGGAAGAACGGGCATGGGTAACGGATTTTCTCGAGGTCGGTTACAATGATGTATTCAGAGAGCTTCATCCCGGGAAAAAAGATCTATATAGCTGGTGGAGTTATCGCGCTGCTTCCAAGGAAAGAAATAAAGGCTGGAGAATTGATTATCATCTGGCGACCAATGAATTAGCAGAAAAAGCAAAGGTGGCTGAAATAGAAAAAAAGTGGGATATTTCGGATCATGCTCCCGTCAGTGTTGTATATGATGTATGA
- the tyrS gene encoding tyrosine--tRNA ligase has protein sequence MSFLPVEEQLEIIRRGTVEIVPEEELIEKLKKSRKENRPLKIKLGVDPTRPDLHLGHSVILRKMRQFQDLGHEVILIIGGFTAMIGDPTGQNKTRPPLTMKEVKENAQTYIEQANSILDESKLTLTNNYDWLGEMDFMDVIKLSSKLTVARMIERDDFSKRFEKNEPISLHEFLYPLAQGQDSVHLKSDVELGGTDQKFNLLVGRQLQKEDGQEPQVCLMMPLLVGTDGSAKMSKSYDNYIGINEEPNDMYGKALSIPDNLIYTYYELVTDVETSQLPSIKEKIEKDPRNAKHDLAFTIVRMYHGEDAAKGAKTHFEQTVINKEVPDDAPEFFFETGKEIRLLDIVAETGFSPSNGETKRMIKQGGISIDDKKVTDKNHSITFSEGDEFALKVGKRNFGILKAK, from the coding sequence ATGTCATTTTTACCTGTTGAGGAACAACTTGAAATCATCCGCCGCGGAACGGTAGAAATTGTTCCTGAAGAAGAACTCATTGAAAAGCTTAAAAAATCCAGAAAAGAAAACAGGCCCCTGAAAATAAAGCTGGGGGTAGATCCAACCCGGCCCGACTTACACTTAGGTCATTCTGTTATCCTCAGAAAAATGAGGCAGTTCCAGGATTTAGGGCATGAAGTTATACTGATTATTGGTGGCTTTACCGCCATGATCGGCGACCCAACCGGGCAGAATAAAACCCGGCCGCCTCTTACGATGAAAGAGGTTAAAGAAAATGCCCAAACCTATATTGAGCAGGCAAACAGCATATTAGATGAAAGCAAACTCACCCTTACCAACAATTACGACTGGCTGGGTGAGATGGATTTTATGGATGTCATCAAGCTATCGTCAAAACTGACGGTTGCACGCATGATTGAGCGGGATGATTTCTCAAAACGGTTTGAAAAGAATGAGCCGATTTCATTGCATGAATTCCTGTATCCATTGGCTCAGGGGCAGGATTCGGTGCACCTGAAATCTGATGTTGAGTTAGGCGGAACAGATCAGAAATTTAATCTTCTCGTTGGCCGTCAGCTTCAGAAAGAAGATGGACAGGAACCGCAAGTTTGTCTGATGATGCCTTTGCTTGTGGGTACCGACGGTTCAGCAAAAATGTCCAAATCCTACGATAACTACATCGGCATAAATGAAGAGCCGAATGATATGTACGGTAAAGCGCTGTCTATTCCGGACAATCTGATTTACACCTACTATGAGTTGGTTACCGATGTGGAAACCTCACAACTTCCCTCTATTAAAGAGAAAATTGAGAAGGATCCGCGGAATGCGAAGCACGACCTGGCGTTCACCATCGTACGCATGTACCACGGAGAGGACGCGGCAAAAGGCGCAAAAACACATTTTGAGCAAACGGTGATTAACAAGGAAGTTCCGGACGATGCTCCCGAATTTTTCTTTGAAACCGGGAAGGAAATCCGTCTTCTGGACATTGTTGCAGAAACAGGATTCTCCCCAAGTAATGGCGAAACCAAGCGCATGATTAAACAGGGTGGTATCAGCATCGATGACAAGAAAGTCACCGACAAAAACCATTCCATCACGTTCTCAGAAGGGGATGAGTTTGCCCTGAAGGTTGGAAAAAGAAATTTCGGAATCTTAAAGGCGAAATAA
- a CDS encoding CvpA family protein, translated as MLILDLIIATPILYFGYKGAVNGLVKEVLNIVAIILAVFLTFNYLDAFTGIIAPLFEEGASYVPFVSGAILFIGTIGIVALIAYGTKELLKAVKLSMVNRILGATFGALKSGLVVSAILLLLAGFNVPGEQARNESYLYPYVIYLAPLTYNGVALVYPGAENYTETLKANISDHNPLENIPFLNDNTDN; from the coding sequence ATGCTGATCCTTGACCTGATTATTGCCACGCCCATACTTTACTTTGGCTACAAAGGGGCTGTAAATGGATTGGTAAAAGAAGTACTTAATATTGTAGCGATTATACTCGCGGTTTTCCTGACTTTTAACTACCTGGATGCCTTTACCGGTATCATCGCGCCGCTGTTTGAAGAAGGGGCTTCGTATGTGCCTTTTGTATCCGGCGCTATCCTGTTTATAGGCACCATCGGTATTGTTGCTTTAATCGCGTACGGTACAAAAGAACTTTTGAAAGCAGTTAAACTAAGCATGGTAAATCGTATTTTGGGAGCTACCTTTGGAGCTCTGAAAAGCGGACTTGTGGTAAGCGCCATACTGCTGCTTTTAGCCGGTTTTAATGTGCCGGGCGAACAAGCCAGAAATGAATCCTATTTATACCCTTATGTAATTTACCTTGCTCCCTTAACCTACAATGGTGTAGCCCTGGTTTACCCGGGTGCCGAAAATTATACCGAAACGCTGAAGGCCAACATCAGCGATCACAATCCCTTAGAAAACATCCCATTTTTAAACGATAATACAGATAACTAA